In Streptomyces sp. NBC_01707, a genomic segment contains:
- a CDS encoding heme-binding protein — protein MKKMSLRTRVVTGAVAAAALGAGTFGAMSASASAPAAAPAAAVTADTADRNLRQTTHLTVVAATKAARAALDAAEKENQRVAVAVVDRNGNTVVTLRGDGSGPQAYESAEKKAYTAVSWNAPTSVLAGRLAQAPNLKDIPGTLFLAGGAPVQVKDAPVAGIGVAGAPSGDLDEKFARAGVAALAK, from the coding sequence ATGAAGAAGATGTCGCTGCGCACCCGTGTCGTCACCGGTGCCGTCGCCGCCGCCGCGCTCGGTGCCGGCACCTTCGGTGCCATGTCCGCGAGCGCCTCCGCACCTGCCGCTGCCCCTGCCGCCGCCGTCACGGCCGACACGGCGGACCGGAACCTCCGGCAGACCACCCATCTGACCGTCGTCGCCGCCACCAAGGCCGCGCGGGCCGCCCTCGACGCCGCCGAGAAGGAGAACCAGCGTGTGGCGGTCGCCGTGGTCGACCGGAACGGCAACACCGTCGTGACGCTGCGCGGCGACGGCTCCGGGCCGCAGGCCTACGAGTCCGCCGAGAAGAAGGCGTACACCGCTGTCTCCTGGAACGCCCCCACCTCCGTGCTCGCGGGCCGCCTGGCGCAGGCCCCGAACCTGAAGGACATCCCTGGCACCCTGTTCCTCGCGGGCGGCGCCCCGGTGCAGGTCAAGGACGCACCGGTGGCGGGCATCGGAGTGGCCGGCGCCCCCAGCGGCGACCTCGACGAGAAGTTCGCCCGGGCGGGCGTCGCCGCACTCGCCAAGTAG
- a CDS encoding sensor histidine kinase → MDVSAQVEQQLFRQSAGSKRYEVEHGTEATDPDARWLALLMHAAFFLLLGASLARFLLRHPGEDRTPWIIALSVALAALYLLGPALGSRPTPRRLARLGVLVAVWMVLVVLAPSFAWCAVPLFYTGLRLLPPRAAFALVALLTVFVVAAQLRLAHGFDPNLALAPPAVAATATAVFVHMQRQSVRQRELIDDLLRTRRELAATERREGTLAERQRLSMEIHDSLAQGLSSQQMLLQAADRTWDADPATARRHVRTATGFAERNLAEARRFVHDLAPADLAAGGGLEAALRALATRETAQAQGLFTVRCHVEGTAHAALPDRVQSALLRIAQGALANVREHADATEAALTLTHLDDRTVLDIADNGRGFTPPAPAVTRGSRTPTPTAPRPASGVRGHGLPAMRARLHQLGGTLTIESAPGEGTVVSAEVPLSAPSSSPAPSPSPEEPS, encoded by the coding sequence ATGGATGTATCCGCGCAGGTCGAGCAGCAGCTCTTTCGGCAGTCGGCAGGGAGTAAGAGGTACGAGGTGGAGCACGGGACCGAAGCCACCGACCCGGATGCCCGGTGGCTCGCGCTGCTCATGCACGCCGCGTTCTTCCTGCTGCTCGGCGCGTCCCTGGCCCGCTTCCTGCTCCGCCACCCGGGCGAGGACCGCACTCCGTGGATCATCGCGCTGTCCGTCGCGCTCGCCGCTCTGTATCTGCTGGGCCCGGCGCTCGGTTCCCGCCCCACCCCGCGCCGGCTGGCCCGGCTCGGCGTGCTCGTGGCCGTGTGGATGGTGCTCGTCGTCCTCGCGCCGAGCTTCGCCTGGTGCGCGGTGCCGCTCTTCTACACCGGGCTGCGGCTGCTCCCGCCGCGCGCCGCGTTCGCTCTCGTCGCACTGCTCACCGTGTTCGTCGTGGCCGCGCAGTTGCGGCTGGCCCACGGCTTCGACCCGAATCTGGCGCTGGCGCCCCCCGCCGTGGCGGCCACCGCGACCGCGGTCTTCGTCCACATGCAGCGCCAGTCCGTGCGCCAGCGCGAACTGATCGACGATCTGCTGCGGACCCGCCGCGAACTCGCCGCCACCGAACGCCGCGAAGGAACCCTCGCCGAACGCCAGCGGCTCTCCATGGAGATCCACGACAGCCTCGCGCAGGGCCTGTCCAGCCAGCAGATGCTGCTCCAGGCCGCGGACCGCACCTGGGACGCCGACCCGGCGACCGCCCGCCGCCATGTCCGTACGGCCACCGGCTTCGCCGAGCGCAACCTCGCCGAGGCGCGCCGCTTCGTCCACGACCTGGCACCGGCCGATCTCGCGGCGGGCGGCGGCCTGGAGGCGGCGCTGCGCGCACTGGCCACCCGCGAAACGGCCCAGGCCCAGGGGCTGTTCACGGTCCGCTGCCATGTGGAGGGGACGGCGCACGCGGCACTGCCCGACCGGGTGCAGTCCGCGCTGCTGCGCATCGCCCAGGGCGCCCTGGCCAACGTGAGGGAGCACGCGGACGCCACGGAGGCCGCGCTGACACTGACCCACCTGGACGACCGGACCGTCCTGGACATCGCCGACAACGGCCGCGGCTTCACCCCGCCCGCACCGGCGGTGACCCGTGGAAGCCGCACACCGACGCCGACCGCTCCGCGCCCGGCATCGGGCGTACGCGGCCATGGGCTGCCCGCGATGCGCGCCCGACTGCACCAGCTCGGCGGCACGCTGACGATCGAGTCGGCACCGGGCGAGGGAACCGTCGTCTCCGCCGAGGTACCCCTGTCCGCGCCCTCGTCCTCGCCCGCCCCGTCGCCCTCGCCGGAGGAACCCTCATGA
- a CDS encoding response regulator transcription factor, which yields MTPPAVRILLCDDHAVVRAGLLALLGSEPDIEVVGEAGSGEEAVVLAARLTPDVVLMDLQLGEGIDGVEATRRIAVTGVHVLVLTTYDTDADITRAIEAGATGYLLKAERPEELFAAIRSAAQGRTTLSPPVASRVMARMRSPLPTLTDRERDILGQLSQGLGNRDIARALFISEATVKTHLGRIYDKLGVDTRAGAVSVAKEQRLLP from the coding sequence ATGACCCCGCCCGCCGTACGGATCCTGCTCTGCGACGACCACGCCGTCGTACGCGCCGGACTGCTCGCCCTTCTGGGCAGCGAACCGGACATCGAGGTCGTCGGCGAGGCGGGCAGCGGCGAGGAGGCCGTCGTCCTGGCCGCCCGGCTGACCCCGGACGTCGTCCTGATGGACCTCCAACTGGGCGAAGGGATCGACGGAGTCGAAGCCACCCGTCGCATCGCGGTCACCGGCGTCCATGTCCTCGTCCTCACGACGTACGACACGGACGCCGACATCACCCGCGCCATCGAAGCGGGCGCCACCGGCTATCTGCTGAAGGCCGAACGCCCGGAGGAACTCTTCGCCGCGATCCGCTCGGCGGCCCAGGGCCGCACCACGCTCTCCCCACCGGTTGCCAGCCGTGTCATGGCCCGGATGCGCAGCCCCCTGCCGACGCTCACGGACCGCGAGCGCGACATCCTGGGCCAGCTGTCCCAGGGGCTGGGCAACCGGGACATCGCCCGGGCCCTGTTCATCAGCGAGGCCACGGTCAAGACGCACCTGGGCCGCATCTACGACAAACTCGGCGTCGACACCCGCGCAGGCGCCGTGTCCGTGGCGAAGGAGCAGCGACTGCTGCCGTGA
- a CDS encoding pentapeptide repeat-containing protein produces MGPMARNSRNDGAGGKGVVVAARRPEVRLPPLVPYDGEGLEPDGDYDGVRFEGVDLADGSGPGARFMDCALEKCGLDRTELVRARFIDSVLTGVRGVGTDLAGASLRDVEVVDARLGGVQLHGAVLERVHVRGGKIDYLNLRKARLTDVVFEGCVLSEPDFGDAQLVRVEFRDCVLKRADFSSARMDAVDLRTAAELDIARGVERLAGAVISPLQLMELAPAFAAQIGVRVEA; encoded by the coding sequence ATGGGGCCCATGGCACGTAACAGCAGGAACGACGGCGCGGGTGGGAAGGGCGTCGTGGTGGCGGCGCGGCGGCCGGAGGTGCGGCTGCCGCCGCTCGTCCCCTACGACGGGGAGGGACTGGAGCCGGACGGCGACTACGACGGTGTGCGCTTCGAGGGGGTCGATCTCGCGGACGGGTCGGGGCCGGGCGCGCGGTTCATGGACTGCGCGCTGGAGAAGTGCGGTCTCGACCGTACGGAGCTGGTCAGGGCCCGCTTCATCGACTCGGTGCTGACGGGGGTGCGGGGTGTCGGCACCGACCTCGCGGGGGCGTCGCTGCGCGATGTGGAGGTGGTGGACGCTCGGCTGGGCGGGGTGCAGCTGCACGGTGCGGTGCTGGAGCGGGTGCATGTGCGCGGCGGGAAGATCGACTACCTGAATCTGCGGAAGGCGCGGCTGACGGACGTGGTCTTCGAGGGCTGCGTGCTGTCCGAGCCGGACTTCGGGGACGCGCAGCTGGTGCGGGTGGAGTTCCGGGACTGCGTGCTGAAGCGGGCCGACTTCAGCTCCGCGCGGATGGACGCGGTGGATCTGCGGACGGCCGCCGAGCTGGACATCGCGCGGGGGGTGGAGCGGCTGGCGGGGGCGGTGATCAGCCCGCTGCAGCTGATGGAGCTGGCGCCGGCCTTCGCGGCACAGATCGGGGTGCGGGTGGAGGCGTAG
- a CDS encoding NAD(P)-binding protein, which yields MQRIHIIGGGLAGFTAAITAAESGALVTVHEAHHTLGGRARTAEGPYLTNDGPHALYRRGPHWTWLAQRGLLGPTVTVPLRQAGRLRFRLDGTLRRTPPLALLRLTRRRAEHAPVDADFRTWATAQVGEEGARTAAHFAAVALYHHDPGSLSAAFVQERLRRAAALPPEARYPVGGWAQVIDRMAARAWNLSVRIETATRIDPGDLDGLARSGPVVVATSLDAARSLLRDPTLTWASGRSALIDLGLRTRRGDAFAVSDLDAPGWTERFTAQDRTLAPAGRQLVQGQIPVAPGESKAAGIARAEDLLDLGFPGWRDRVEWRREALAAGRTGAVDHPGTTWRDRPAIDRGNGIYLAGDQVAAPGLLSEVSFNSGMEAVVLALGASEQPRPNRRPLDLERS from the coding sequence ATGCAGCGCATCCACATCATCGGCGGCGGCCTCGCCGGGTTCACCGCAGCGATCACGGCCGCCGAGTCCGGTGCCCTGGTGACCGTCCACGAGGCCCACCACACCCTCGGCGGCCGCGCCAGGACCGCCGAAGGCCCGTATCTCACCAATGACGGACCCCACGCCCTCTACCGCCGCGGACCGCACTGGACCTGGCTCGCGCAGCGGGGTCTCCTCGGCCCGACCGTCACCGTGCCGCTGCGCCAGGCCGGCAGACTCCGCTTCCGGCTGGACGGCACCCTGCGCAGGACCCCGCCCCTCGCCCTCCTCCGGCTGACCCGCCGCCGGGCCGAACACGCCCCCGTCGACGCAGATTTCCGCACCTGGGCCACCGCTCAGGTCGGCGAGGAGGGCGCCCGCACGGCCGCGCATTTCGCCGCTGTCGCGCTGTACCACCACGACCCCGGTTCGCTCTCCGCCGCGTTCGTCCAGGAGCGGCTGCGCCGCGCCGCGGCACTGCCGCCCGAGGCCCGCTACCCGGTCGGCGGCTGGGCGCAGGTCATCGACCGGATGGCGGCGCGCGCCTGGAACCTGAGCGTCCGGATCGAGACGGCGACCCGGATCGACCCGGGCGACCTCGACGGCCTGGCCCGCAGCGGCCCGGTCGTCGTCGCCACCTCCCTCGACGCCGCCCGCAGCCTGCTGCGCGACCCCACCCTGACGTGGGCCAGCGGCAGGAGCGCCCTGATCGACCTGGGGCTGCGTACCCGGCGCGGCGACGCGTTCGCCGTCTCCGACCTGGACGCCCCCGGCTGGACAGAACGCTTCACCGCCCAGGACCGCACCCTCGCCCCGGCGGGCCGGCAGCTCGTCCAGGGCCAGATCCCCGTCGCCCCCGGCGAGTCGAAGGCGGCCGGCATCGCCCGGGCCGAAGACCTCCTCGACCTCGGCTTCCCGGGCTGGCGCGACCGCGTCGAGTGGCGGCGCGAGGCCCTCGCCGCCGGCCGTACGGGCGCGGTCGACCACCCCGGTACCACCTGGCGGGACCGGCCGGCCATCGACCGCGGCAACGGCATCTACCTCGCGGGCGACCAGGTCGCCGCGCCCGGACTGCTCAGTGAGGTGTCGTTCAACAGCGGAATGGAGGCTGTCGTGCTCGCGCTCGGAGCGAGCGAGCAGCCACGGCCGAACCGTCGGCCGCTTGACCTCGAGCGGAGTTGA
- a CDS encoding zinc-binding dehydrogenase has translation MHAVRLHTFGPAENLTYETTDDPVPGPGQVRVAVAAAGVHLLDTALREGLTGPFPAPAELPTVPGREVAGTVDMLGESTDPALLGKRVVAHLGTAPGGYAELAVTDADRLHRIPPALDEAEAVAMIGTGRTTLGILQFTDLGPDSIALVPAAAGGIGTLLVQYAKNAGATVLGLAGGPAKTAAVRANGADLAVDYTLPDWPRQVRAHLDGLGRRATVVYDSVGGATGRAAVDLLGKGGQHIVFGWSGEGLHNGSPLTFTDEELAERGITSRSVLGPAMMQKAGGLRVLEERALTEAAAGRLRPAVQRFPLAAAAAAHRALETRGTMGKVVLVP, from the coding sequence ATGCACGCCGTCCGCCTCCACACCTTCGGCCCCGCCGAGAACCTCACGTACGAGACGACCGACGACCCCGTGCCCGGCCCCGGTCAGGTCCGTGTCGCCGTCGCCGCGGCGGGTGTGCACCTCCTGGACACCGCCCTGCGCGAGGGCTTGACGGGCCCCTTCCCGGCCCCCGCCGAGCTGCCCACCGTCCCCGGCCGGGAAGTCGCCGGCACGGTCGACATGCTCGGCGAGTCCACCGACCCCGCTCTGCTCGGCAAGCGCGTCGTCGCCCATCTCGGCACGGCCCCCGGCGGTTACGCCGAACTCGCCGTCACCGACGCCGACAGGCTCCACCGGATCCCGCCCGCCCTCGACGAAGCCGAAGCCGTCGCCATGATCGGCACCGGCCGCACCACACTCGGCATCCTGCAGTTCACGGATCTCGGCCCCGACTCCATCGCCCTGGTCCCGGCCGCCGCGGGCGGCATCGGCACCCTGCTCGTGCAGTACGCCAAGAACGCCGGGGCGACCGTCCTGGGCCTGGCCGGCGGTCCCGCCAAGACCGCCGCGGTCCGGGCCAACGGCGCCGACCTCGCCGTCGACTACACCCTCCCCGACTGGCCCCGGCAGGTCCGCGCCCACCTGGACGGCCTCGGCCGCCGCGCCACCGTCGTCTACGACTCCGTGGGCGGTGCCACCGGCCGTGCGGCCGTCGACCTCCTCGGCAAGGGCGGGCAGCACATCGTCTTCGGCTGGTCCGGCGAAGGACTCCACAACGGCTCCCCGCTCACCTTCACCGACGAGGAACTCGCCGAGCGCGGCATCACATCCCGGAGCGTCCTCGGACCGGCGATGATGCAGAAGGCGGGCGGTCTGCGCGTCCTCGAAGAACGCGCGCTCACCGAAGCCGCCGCGGGGCGGCTGCGCCCTGCCGTCCAGCGCTTCCCCCTCGCCGCGGCGGCCGCCGCCCACCGCGCCCTGGAGACACGCGGCACGATGGGCAAGGTCGTCCTCGTGCCGTAG
- a CDS encoding GNAT family N-acetyltransferase codes for MIRTATAADVPVIHAMVRELADYEKALHEANATEEQLREALFGERPAAYAHIAESDEDGEIVGFALWFLNFSTWRGVHGIYLEDLYVRPDRRGGGHGKALLTELARICVERGYERLEWSVLDWNAPSIAFYESLGARPQDEWTVYRLTDGALAELGG; via the coding sequence ATGATTCGTACCGCTACCGCTGCCGATGTTCCTGTCATTCACGCGATGGTCCGCGAGCTCGCCGACTACGAGAAGGCGCTCCACGAGGCGAACGCCACCGAGGAGCAGCTGCGCGAGGCACTCTTCGGTGAGCGGCCCGCAGCGTACGCGCACATCGCCGAGTCCGACGAGGACGGTGAGATCGTCGGTTTCGCGCTGTGGTTCCTGAACTTCTCGACGTGGCGCGGGGTGCACGGCATCTACCTGGAGGACCTGTACGTACGTCCGGACCGGCGCGGTGGCGGGCACGGGAAGGCACTGCTGACGGAGCTGGCGCGGATCTGTGTGGAGCGTGGTTACGAGCGTCTGGAGTGGTCGGTGCTGGACTGGAACGCCCCGTCCATCGCCTTCTACGAGTCGCTGGGTGCGCGGCCGCAGGACGAGTGGACGGTGTACCGGCTGACGGACGGGGCGCTGGCGGAACTCGGCGGCTGA
- a CDS encoding aminoglycoside phosphotransferase family protein, with product MHGPTIGCVIDIPDALIATQSKYNGEAGRAFVAALPGLAGRFLGEWGLRRDGAALYGVCALVLPVVRASDGRRAALKLQAQDEETAGEPVALRVWGEAGAGAVGLLDHDPGTGTMLLERLDERRPLSVVADERAAVEVLAGLLARLTSVPAPDGLRRLGDAAERMLDGVARAVEGLAEAEERRLLRDCAAAVREVAGEPGDRLLHWDLHYDNILAGRADEGRAHEWIALDPKPLAGDPGFDLMPALANRFDASAVRWRFDLMTEVLGLDRERARAWTLGRALQNGLWGVAEGEHRLPPDQVEIVRQLLGRGE from the coding sequence ATGCACGGTCCTACGATCGGGTGCGTGATTGACATTCCGGACGCGCTGATCGCCACCCAGTCCAAGTACAACGGGGAGGCCGGGCGGGCGTTCGTGGCCGCGCTGCCGGGGCTCGCGGGGCGGTTCCTCGGGGAGTGGGGGCTGCGGCGGGACGGGGCCGCGCTGTACGGGGTGTGCGCGCTGGTGCTGCCGGTGGTGCGTGCGTCGGACGGTCGGCGGGCGGCGCTGAAGCTTCAGGCGCAGGACGAGGAGACGGCGGGGGAGCCGGTCGCGCTGCGGGTCTGGGGCGAGGCGGGTGCGGGAGCGGTGGGGCTGCTCGACCATGACCCCGGGACCGGCACGATGCTGCTGGAACGGCTGGACGAGCGGCGGCCGCTGTCGGTGGTGGCCGATGAACGGGCGGCGGTCGAGGTGCTCGCAGGGCTGCTGGCCCGGCTGACGTCCGTGCCTGCGCCGGACGGACTGCGCCGGCTCGGGGATGCCGCGGAGCGGATGCTGGACGGGGTGGCGCGGGCGGTGGAGGGGCTGGCGGAAGCGGAGGAGCGGCGGCTGCTGCGGGACTGCGCCGCGGCGGTACGGGAGGTGGCGGGCGAACCGGGGGACCGGCTGCTCCACTGGGACCTGCACTACGACAACATCCTGGCCGGCCGGGCCGACGAGGGCCGGGCGCACGAGTGGATCGCGCTGGACCCGAAGCCGCTGGCCGGGGACCCCGGGTTCGATCTGATGCCCGCCCTGGCCAACCGGTTCGACGCGTCGGCGGTGCGGTGGCGGTTCGATCTGATGACGGAGGTGCTGGGGCTGGACCGGGAGCGGGCGCGGGCCTGGACCCTGGGGCGGGCGTTGCAGAACGGCCTCTGGGGTGTGGCGGAGGGCGAGCACCGGCTGCCGCCGGACCAGGTGGAGATCGTCCGGCAGCTGCTGGGGCGCGGGGAGTGA
- a CDS encoding rhomboid-like protein — protein MAPSSPSPPAPPAAARTVRAVGAWIRSAPGTYIWLTILFATTFVVHQMSPDFEEDFLRQRSTNIHELVRDPVRVLISSAFWIEGGHWLTYAFLFTVFHAPAERWLGTLRWFAVAALAHVLATLVSEGVLAWAVRHGQAPVSAVNTLDVGVSYALAGVVAVLTYHVPRPWRLVYLFAVLVVYGVPLITGRTFTDLGHFTAALIGLACYPLTRGTTKPPPAQ, from the coding sequence ATGGCCCCGAGCAGCCCCTCCCCACCCGCACCCCCGGCCGCTGCGCGAACCGTCCGCGCCGTCGGCGCCTGGATCCGCAGCGCCCCCGGCACCTACATCTGGCTGACGATCCTCTTCGCCACGACCTTCGTCGTACACCAGATGTCCCCCGACTTCGAAGAGGACTTCCTGCGCCAGCGCTCGACCAACATCCACGAACTCGTCCGCGACCCGGTACGCGTCCTCATCTCCAGCGCCTTCTGGATCGAGGGCGGCCACTGGCTCACGTACGCCTTCCTCTTCACGGTCTTCCACGCCCCAGCCGAGCGCTGGCTCGGCACGCTGCGGTGGTTCGCGGTCGCCGCGCTCGCGCACGTCCTGGCCACGCTCGTCAGCGAGGGCGTCCTCGCCTGGGCCGTCCGCCACGGTCAGGCACCCGTGTCCGCGGTCAACACCCTTGATGTCGGGGTCAGTTACGCACTCGCGGGTGTGGTCGCCGTCCTCACGTACCACGTCCCCCGCCCCTGGCGGCTGGTGTACCTCTTCGCCGTACTCGTCGTCTACGGCGTCCCCCTGATCACCGGCCGCACCTTCACCGACCTCGGTCACTTCACCGCCGCACTCATCGGTCTCGCCTGCTACCCGCTCACCCGGGGGACGACGAAACCGCCCCCCGCCCAGTAA
- a CDS encoding FAD-dependent oxidoreductase, with protein MSTVSTVNGGISFWYADQGTPTAREPLPGDSTADVCIVGGGYTGLWTAYYLKKAVPFLNITVLEAKFCGYGASGRNGGWLYNGIAGRDRYAKLHGHDAAVRLQKAMNDTVDEVVRVAAEENIDADIHQGGVLEVAYTPAQLARLKDFHSVEIAFGETDRVLRGARETAERIRVTGAVGSTWTPHGARLHPVKLVKGLADAVEALGVTIHESTPVTEIKPKHAHTPYGTVRAPYILRCTEGFTSGLKGQRRTWLPMNSSMIATEPLPKEIWDTIGWDGRETLGDMAHAYMYAQRTADDRIALGGRGVPYRYGSATDNDGRTQPATIEALRDILVRFFPTTAGVRIDHAWSGVLGVPRDWCATVTLDRSTGLGWAGGYVGSGVATTNLAARTLRDLIQQDSGQSGPTDLTTLPWVDHKVRRWEPEPFRWIGVHGMYAAYRAADRRELTSPRPGTDPIAKAADRLAGRH; from the coding sequence ATGAGCACCGTCAGCACGGTCAACGGCGGAATATCGTTCTGGTACGCGGATCAGGGCACCCCCACAGCCCGCGAACCCCTGCCCGGCGACAGCACGGCCGACGTCTGCATCGTCGGCGGCGGATACACCGGCCTGTGGACCGCCTACTACCTCAAGAAGGCCGTCCCCTTCCTCAACATCACCGTCCTGGAAGCCAAGTTCTGCGGATACGGCGCTTCCGGGCGCAACGGCGGCTGGCTCTACAACGGCATCGCGGGCCGCGACCGCTACGCGAAACTCCACGGCCACGACGCCGCGGTCCGCCTCCAGAAGGCGATGAACGACACCGTCGACGAAGTCGTACGCGTCGCCGCCGAGGAGAACATCGACGCCGACATCCACCAGGGCGGCGTCCTCGAAGTCGCGTACACCCCCGCCCAGCTGGCCCGCCTCAAGGACTTCCACTCCGTGGAGATCGCCTTCGGCGAGACCGACCGTGTCCTGCGCGGCGCCCGCGAGACCGCCGAACGCATCCGCGTCACCGGAGCCGTCGGCTCCACCTGGACCCCGCACGGCGCCCGCCTGCACCCGGTCAAACTCGTCAAGGGCCTCGCCGACGCCGTCGAAGCGCTCGGCGTCACCATCCACGAATCGACCCCCGTCACAGAGATCAAGCCCAAGCACGCCCACACCCCGTACGGCACCGTCCGCGCCCCGTACATCCTGCGCTGCACCGAAGGCTTCACCTCGGGACTCAAGGGCCAGCGGCGCACCTGGCTCCCGATGAACTCCTCGATGATCGCCACCGAGCCGCTCCCCAAGGAGATCTGGGACACCATCGGCTGGGACGGCCGCGAGACCCTCGGCGACATGGCCCACGCCTACATGTACGCCCAGCGCACCGCCGACGACCGCATCGCACTCGGCGGCCGCGGCGTCCCCTACCGCTACGGCTCCGCCACCGACAACGACGGCCGCACCCAGCCCGCCACCATCGAGGCGCTCCGCGACATCCTGGTCCGCTTCTTCCCCACCACGGCGGGCGTCCGCATCGACCACGCCTGGTCCGGCGTCCTCGGCGTCCCCCGCGACTGGTGCGCCACCGTCACTCTCGACCGCTCCACCGGTCTGGGCTGGGCCGGCGGCTACGTCGGCTCCGGCGTCGCCACCACGAACCTCGCCGCCCGCACCCTGCGCGACCTGATCCAGCAGGACTCCGGCCAGTCGGGCCCCACCGACCTGACCACCCTCCCCTGGGTCGACCACAAGGTCCGCCGGTGGGAACCGGAGCCCTTCCGCTGGATCGGCGTCCACGGCATGTACGCCGCCTACCGCGCCGCGGACCGCCGGGAACTCACCTCCCCGCGCCCCGGCACCGACCCCATCGCCAAGGCGGCGGACCGGCTGGCGGGGCGTCACTGA
- a CDS encoding pore-forming ESAT-6 family protein produces the protein MAGGSDRRAYDTGASADAQGNIQVVIARLEEVIAARDGQVKAAMADFTADGVADEYHGKEMRWNRASQEVKSIIQLLKTTLEKNDGTAQHTITRAKAAVDNIG, from the coding sequence ATGGCTGGTGGCAGTGATCGTCGGGCGTATGACACGGGTGCGTCGGCGGATGCGCAGGGCAACATCCAGGTCGTGATCGCGCGTCTGGAGGAAGTGATCGCGGCGCGTGACGGCCAGGTGAAGGCCGCGATGGCCGACTTCACCGCGGACGGTGTGGCGGATGAGTACCACGGCAAGGAAATGCGGTGGAACCGGGCCTCGCAGGAGGTCAAGAGCATCATCCAGCTGCTGAAGACGACGCTGGAGAAGAACGACGGGACGGCGCAGCACACGATCACGCGCGCGAAGGCAGCCGTCGACAACATCGGCTGA
- a CDS encoding DUF6507 family protein, with product MTGWDLKPQGIQGVLKTTGETAGKIETYAKSYGTHLTSAATSAGTITAEDGGEGGEKAGGGLVALALSQYAEHATTDLKFIAARAGKSLTGAVDATTAYLNGDLEMAAESQRKALGIPDLDLTKPGVQTK from the coding sequence ATGACCGGGTGGGATCTGAAGCCGCAGGGTATTCAGGGTGTGCTGAAGACGACGGGTGAGACGGCGGGGAAGATCGAGACGTACGCGAAGTCGTACGGCACGCATCTGACGTCGGCGGCGACGAGTGCGGGCACGATCACCGCGGAGGACGGTGGTGAGGGCGGGGAGAAGGCCGGTGGCGGTCTGGTCGCTCTCGCCCTGTCGCAGTACGCCGAACACGCCACGACGGACCTGAAGTTCATCGCCGCCCGGGCCGGGAAGTCGTTGACCGGTGCGGTGGACGCGACGACCGCGTACTTGAACGGTGACCTGGAGATGGCCGCCGAGTCACAGCGCAAGGCCCTGGGTATCCCGGATCTGGATCTGACGAAGCCCGGGGTGCAGACCAAGTGA